One part of the Microlunatus elymi genome encodes these proteins:
- a CDS encoding ankyrin repeat domain-containing protein: protein MTSPTVDEELLAAAATGNVDRVQNALRNGAALEARDDHGRTPLLLAAAQDRVEVARVLVAAGADPNTVDDRHDTAWLVTGVTGGVAMVESLLPGNPDFTLVNRYGGISIIPASERGHVDYVRRVVDLDLDLDHVNRLGWTALLEAIILGTGGTRHQQVVDILLTAGADPNLPDGDGVTPLQHAEQRGPATVADRLRQAGAQ from the coding sequence ATGACCTCGCCGACCGTTGACGAAGAACTGCTGGCCGCAGCCGCGACCGGCAATGTCGATCGCGTCCAGAACGCCCTCCGGAACGGCGCGGCACTCGAGGCTCGCGACGACCACGGCCGCACGCCGTTGCTGTTGGCCGCCGCGCAGGACCGGGTCGAGGTGGCCCGGGTGCTGGTTGCCGCCGGCGCCGATCCCAACACCGTCGACGATCGACACGACACCGCCTGGTTGGTGACCGGGGTGACCGGCGGTGTGGCGATGGTCGAGTCATTGCTGCCGGGGAATCCGGACTTCACTCTGGTCAACCGGTACGGCGGGATCTCGATCATCCCTGCCAGCGAGCGTGGGCACGTGGACTACGTCCGCAGAGTGGTCGACCTGGATCTCGATCTTGATCATGTCAACCGGCTCGGCTGGACCGCCCTGCTGGAGGCGATCATTCTCGGTACGGGAGGGACCCGGCATCAGCAGGTCGTCGACATCCTGCTCACGGCCGGCGCGGACCCGAACCTGCCCGACGGCGACGGCGTCACCCCGCTCCAGCATGCCGAACAACGCGGCCCTGCCACCGTCGCCGACCGGTTGCGTCAGGCCGGCGCCCAATGA
- a CDS encoding YybH family protein, whose product MTTLTKQHETDEGRIRDRIGMIIDGIRDKDLEVLKQVYAPEVVSFDVEPPLQHVGLDAKLKNWQRAFAIFADISYEVRDLAVTVGDQVAFGHGFGRLSGTLQNGIPTDGMWVRATFCFQKIDGDWLITHDQASVPFDIATGQGVTDLEP is encoded by the coding sequence ATGACGACGCTGACAAAGCAACACGAGACCGACGAGGGACGGATCCGGGACCGAATCGGCATGATCATCGACGGCATCAGGGACAAGGACCTCGAGGTCCTCAAGCAGGTGTACGCCCCGGAGGTGGTCTCCTTCGACGTCGAACCGCCGCTCCAGCACGTCGGCCTGGACGCCAAACTCAAGAACTGGCAGCGGGCGTTCGCGATCTTCGCCGACATCTCGTACGAGGTCCGCGACCTGGCGGTCACCGTCGGCGACCAGGTCGCTTTCGGCCACGGCTTCGGCCGACTCAGCGGCACCCTCCAGAACGGCATCCCGACCGACGGCATGTGGGTCCGCGCCACCTTCTGCTTCCAGAAAATCGACGGTGACTGGCTGATCACCCACGATCAGGCGTCGGTCCCGTTCGACATCGCGACCGGTCAAGGAGTCACCGACCTCGAGCCCTGA
- a CDS encoding glutamine synthetase family protein, with the protein MDKQTEFVLRAVEERDVRFVRLWFADVLGFLKSVAIAPAELEGAFEEGIGFDGSAIEGFARVYEADMVARPDPSTFQVLPWRNQSPATARMFCDIKMPDGSPSYADPRYVLKRALKKAGDLGFTFYTHPEVEFFLFKGESRPGERPIPVDSSGYFDHTPQSIGSDFRREAITMLEQMGISVEFSHHEGAPGQQEIDLRYADALSMADNIMTFRVVVKEVALSQGLQASFMPKPFTEYPGSAMHTHMSLFEGDNNAFYDATAENHLSKVARHFIAGLLAHAAEIAAVTNQWVNSYRRLASGGEAPTYICWGRNNRSALVRVPTAGKPNSTRIELRSLDSGVNPYLAFALILSAGLAGINGEYEMPAGAEDDVWSLTERERRAMGIKPLPQNLDEAIRVMEDSDLVAETLGDHVFDFFLRNKKQEFADHLRQVTPFELERLLPVL; encoded by the coding sequence ATGGACAAGCAGACCGAGTTCGTGCTTCGGGCGGTCGAGGAGCGCGACGTACGGTTCGTACGGCTCTGGTTCGCCGACGTGTTGGGGTTCCTCAAGTCGGTGGCGATCGCACCGGCCGAGTTGGAGGGCGCCTTCGAGGAGGGCATCGGCTTCGACGGTTCGGCGATCGAGGGCTTCGCCCGGGTGTACGAGGCCGACATGGTCGCGCGTCCGGATCCGTCCACCTTCCAGGTGCTGCCGTGGCGCAATCAGAGCCCGGCCACCGCACGGATGTTCTGCGACATCAAGATGCCGGACGGTTCGCCCTCCTACGCCGACCCGCGGTACGTGCTGAAGCGGGCGCTGAAGAAGGCCGGTGATCTCGGGTTCACCTTCTACACCCATCCGGAGGTGGAGTTCTTCCTGTTCAAGGGGGAGAGTCGGCCCGGGGAACGGCCGATCCCGGTCGACAGCAGCGGCTACTTCGACCACACCCCGCAGAGCATCGGCAGCGATTTCCGTCGCGAGGCGATCACCATGCTGGAGCAGATGGGGATCTCGGTGGAGTTCTCCCATCACGAAGGCGCGCCCGGCCAGCAGGAGATCGACCTGCGCTACGCCGACGCGTTGAGCATGGCCGACAACATCATGACCTTCCGGGTGGTGGTCAAGGAGGTCGCGCTGTCCCAAGGTCTGCAGGCCTCTTTCATGCCGAAGCCGTTCACCGAGTATCCGGGCTCGGCGATGCACACCCACATGTCCCTGTTCGAGGGTGACAACAACGCGTTCTACGACGCCACTGCGGAGAATCACCTGTCCAAGGTCGCCCGGCACTTCATCGCCGGCCTGCTCGCGCACGCCGCCGAGATCGCCGCGGTCACCAATCAGTGGGTCAACTCGTACCGCCGGTTGGCCAGTGGCGGCGAGGCGCCGACCTACATCTGCTGGGGCCGCAACAATCGTTCCGCGCTGGTCCGGGTGCCGACCGCCGGCAAGCCGAACTCGACCCGGATCGAGCTGCGATCGCTGGACTCCGGCGTCAACCCGTACCTGGCGTTCGCGCTGATCCTGTCCGCCGGGTTGGCCGGCATCAACGGCGAGTACGAGATGCCGGCGGGTGCCGAGGACGACGTCTGGTCGCTGACCGAGCGGGAACGGCGGGCGATGGGGATCAAGCCGCTGCCGCAGAATCTGGACGAGGCGATCCGGGTGATGGAGGACTCCGACCTGGTCGCCGAGACCCTCGGTGATCACGTCTTCGACTTCTTCCTGCGGAACAAGAAGCAGGAGTTCGCCGACCACCTCCGCCAGGTCACCCCGTTCGAGTTGGAGCGGTTGCTGCCGGTGCTCTGA
- a CDS encoding L,D-transpeptidase family protein has protein sequence MRRLLLIMLTGLAGVALVCAGIGVPTAEAADISAGSSKYGKGWKRCTPKLNGVRTTVGAKQRTVIVVNQKSKTYANTGFYVRINGKKCSFQRMFLATKSRVGYGGTVAGTQRKQGTGTTPRGTYTITTAFGLKADPGSWVSYHRVKSGDYWVEDNQSSHYNTLRNKKSGGFRYWLPASNKNSSERLTDYPGQYDFAMVINYNRPPHAVRYRGAGIFLHVKGKGATAGCVAVSRKNMRIALAYLRSGDKIVITS, from the coding sequence ATGCGCAGACTGTTGTTGATCATGCTCACCGGACTGGCCGGCGTCGCGCTGGTCTGCGCCGGGATCGGGGTGCCGACGGCCGAGGCGGCCGACATCTCCGCCGGCTCCAGCAAGTACGGCAAGGGTTGGAAACGCTGCACACCCAAGCTGAACGGCGTAAGGACCACGGTCGGCGCCAAGCAGCGCACGGTGATCGTGGTGAACCAGAAGTCAAAGACCTACGCCAACACCGGGTTCTACGTCCGGATCAACGGCAAGAAGTGCTCGTTCCAGCGGATGTTCCTGGCCACCAAGAGCAGGGTCGGCTACGGCGGCACGGTGGCCGGCACCCAACGCAAGCAGGGCACCGGGACGACGCCGCGCGGCACCTACACGATCACCACGGCGTTCGGGCTCAAGGCCGATCCCGGATCGTGGGTGAGCTACCACCGCGTCAAGTCCGGCGACTACTGGGTCGAGGACAACCAGAGCAGCCACTACAACACCCTGCGGAACAAGAAGTCCGGCGGATTCCGCTACTGGCTGCCCGCCTCCAACAAGAACAGCAGCGAGCGGCTGACCGACTACCCGGGCCAGTACGACTTCGCGATGGTGATCAACTACAACCGGCCACCGCACGCCGTCCGCTACCGCGGCGCCGGGATTTTCCTGCACGTGAAGGGAAAGGGCGCGACCGCGGGCTGCGTCGCGGTCAGCCGGAAGAACATGCGGATCGCATTGGCCTACCTGCGCAGCGGCGACAAGATCGTGATCACGAGCTAG
- a CDS encoding sterol carrier family protein, translating into MAARSGLSPRDTSALVAFAEFVTGRAAEGIGQIDDRAAELAAGLLGELTPPPGKLSDSLRVRIVELVDAVDEHNGRCPDDQLEIPRQPLAIACRSLCGWLERRHPGRSVEVRVPPYAAVQCGIGPQGPTHTRGTPPNVVETEPLVFLRLATGRLDWQRAKAARQIAASGQRADLSEALPIHRTRR; encoded by the coding sequence GTGGCTGCACGATCGGGATTGAGTCCCCGGGACACGAGCGCGCTGGTCGCCTTTGCCGAATTCGTCACCGGCCGGGCAGCCGAGGGCATCGGCCAGATCGACGACCGGGCAGCCGAGCTGGCGGCCGGACTGCTCGGCGAACTCACCCCGCCACCGGGCAAGCTGTCCGATTCGCTCCGGGTCCGGATCGTCGAGCTGGTCGATGCCGTCGACGAGCACAATGGGCGCTGCCCGGATGATCAACTGGAGATTCCCCGGCAGCCGCTGGCCATCGCCTGCCGATCATTGTGCGGCTGGCTGGAGCGGCGCCATCCCGGCCGCAGCGTCGAGGTCCGGGTGCCTCCGTACGCGGCGGTGCAGTGTGGCATCGGACCGCAGGGTCCCACGCACACCCGTGGCACCCCGCCGAACGTCGTCGAGACCGAGCCGCTGGTCTTCCTCCGACTGGCCACCGGTCGGCTGGATTGGCAACGGGCCAAGGCCGCCAGGCAGATCGCGGCCAGCGGGCAGCGCGCCGATCTGTCCGAGGCGCTGCCGATCCACCGGACCCGCCGCTAG